The proteins below come from a single Ptychodera flava strain L36383 chromosome 6, AS_Pfla_20210202, whole genome shotgun sequence genomic window:
- the LOC139134237 gene encoding mucin-22-like has translation MTTQITITEESTSSTTSTGRITPLASTTADTRTDLYTTNAFTSSEVSTSQHTMSEEATTKTSSTDDTTSAAPSTTQITTTEESTSSTTSTGTNTSLASTTADTTTDINTTNPVTSFETITSQPTTSEEATTETYSTDDTTSAGVTTNHITTTEESTSSTTSTGTITSLASTTADTRTDINTTNAVTSFETTTSQPTTSEEVTSQTSSTIDTSSAGVTTTQITIIEESTLSTTSTGTIKSLNPTTADTTTDIDTTSTVTSFETTTSQPTLSVETTTETYSTDDTTSAWTITSQPTTSEEATTETYSTDDTTSAGVTTNHITTTEESTSSTTSTGTNTSLASTTADTTTDINTTNAVTFIKTITSQPTTSEEATTETYSTDATTSAGVTTTQITITEESTSSTTSTGTITSLASTTADTTTDIDTTNAVTSFETTTSQPTTSEEATTETYSTDDTTSAGVTTTQITITEESMSSTTSTGTITSLASTTADTTTDIDTTNTVTSFETTTSQPTTSVETTTETYSTDATSSAGVTTTQITITEESTSSTTSTGTITSLAFTTADTTPDIDTTNAVTSFETTTSQPTMSEDATTETSSTVDTSSEGVMTTHITTTDESTSSTTSTGTITSLSSTTADTTTDLYTTNAFTSSEVTTSQHTTSEEATTETSSTDDTTLAAPLTTQIITTEDLTSSTTSTADTTTDLYTTNAFTTSEVTTSQPTTSEEATTETYSTDATTSAGVTTTQITITEESMSSTTSTGTITSLASTTADTTTDIDTTNAVTSFETTTSQPTTSEEATTETYSTDDTTSALVTTNHITTTEESTSSTTSTGTITSLASTTANTTTGIDTTNAVTSFETTTSQPTTSEDSTTETYSTDATSSAGVPTTQITITEESTSSTTSTGTITSLASTTADTTTYLYTTNAFTSSEVTTSQPTTSEEATTETSSTDDTSSAAPSTTQITTTEYLTSSTTSTGTITSPASATAGTTPDIDTTNAVTSFETATSQPTTSEEATTETSSTLILLLKADTTTDIDTTNAVTSFDTTTNQPTTSEEATPETYSTDATTSAGVTTTQITTTEESTSSTTSTGTITSLASTTADTTTDIDTTNAVTSFETTTSQPTTSEEATTETYSTDDTTSAGVTTNHITTTEESTSSTTSTGTITSLASTTADTTTDIDTTNAVTSSEATTSQPTTSEEATTETYSTDATTSAGVTTTQITITEESTSSTTSTGTITSLASTTGDTTAYIDTTNAVTSFETTISQHTTSEKATTEMYSTDATTSAGVTTTQIKITEESTSSTTSTGTITSLAASTADTTTDLHATNAVTSSEATTSQPTTSEEATTETYSTNATTSAGVTTTQITTTEESIQSVIISDASTSLYSSTMEVTSDSLSTDTVTTSKTTGSPPTTFGDSTTYVSSTDDGISSETMASHATTSSLSTNIEESTYDVSPTDSITNSETTTNQATTRVQSTSSVTSFYTPTRTSVSTTSRTATDNFVTTENGTTFTRFYRTTSHERSPSMTTYIDRTVSDVPLIESPPDQATNKKEFPKMVFYYNIKVLRNWSSKLGDKTSQEFKEFENDFNDSFGKFFGNINGFIRLEIKELRPGTVDIHFEAIFNSTSDTEALSGHDVYEMSGLKDAVDNKTVGNFQIPYDYLGCSIDDDVSCGVNWCSPETVEPCNTYFTCTNTGSGSVCRSDCYYGYCQNAAHCKHSYDDNNENEVTNEIECRCRIGTNWYYRGERCEKYVNELYIYLAVGLSLLFLVVVVVVVVVVLARKWKKMKKISKGVAESYELYGIDSRQRISSSPNEEHFRKRQSNNFHSIAVPDRWNEVNIEDETVHVMLNPLNKNSVCPNETAHGADSSDGHSQLGDNATDWYKNGQRQSTGSGKGPTDEIFRNWLSEWSIMNEADDDLRRDHIDPTIPFRISRPSSIYK, from the exons ATGACTACTCAAATCACAATTACTGAAGAATCAACGTCATCAACAACTTCTACTGGCAGAATTACTCCTCTGGCCTctactacagcagatacaaGAACTGATCTCTACACTACTAATGCTTTCACCTCTTCCGAGGTATCAACCAGTCAGCACACAATGTCAGAAGAAGCAACAACTAAAACGTCTTCAACAGATGATACTACTTCAGCAGCGCCATCGACTACTCAAATCACAACTACTGaagaatcaacatcatcaacGACTTCTACTGGTACAAATACTTCTCTGGCCTctactacagcagatacaaCAACTGATATCAACACCACCAATCCTGTCACTTCTTTTGAGACAATAACCAGTCAGCCAACAACGTCAGAAGAAGCAACAACTGAAACGTATTCAACAGATGATACTACTTCTGCAGGGGTAACGACTAATCATATCACAACTACTGaagaatcaacatcatcaacaacttctactggtacaattacttctctggcctctactacagcagatacaaGGACTGATATCAACACAACCAATGCTGTCACTTCTTTTGAGACAACAACCAGTCAGCCAACAACGTCAGAAGAAGTAACAAGTCAAACGTCTTCAACAATTGATACTTCTTCTGCAGGGGTAACGACTACTCAAATCACAATAATTGAAGAATCAACGTTATCAACGACTTCTACTGGTACAATTAAATCTCTGAACCctactacagcagatacaaCAACTGATATCGACACCACCAGCACTGTCACTTCTTTTGAGACAACAACCAGTCAGCCAACATTGTCAGTTGAAACAACAACTGAAACGTATTCAACAGATGATACTACTTCTGCATGG ACAATAACCAGTCAGCCAACAACGTCAGAAGAAGCAACAACTGAAACGTATTCAACAGATGATACTACTTCTGCAGGGGTAACGACTAATCATATCACAACTACTGaagaatcaacatcatcaacGACTTCTACTGGTACAAATACTTCTCTGGCCTctactacagcagatacaaCAACTGATATCAACACCACCAATGCTGTCACTTTTATAAAGACAATAACCAGTCAGCCAACAACGTCAGAAGAAGCAACAACTGAAACGTATTCAACTGATGCTACTACTTCTGCTGGGGTAACAACTACTCAAATCACAATTACTGAAGAATCAACGTCATCAACGACTTCTACTGGTACAATTACTTCTCTGGCCTctactacagcagatacaaCAACTGATATCGACACCACCAACGCTGTCACTTCTTTTGAGACAACAACCAGTCAGCCAACAACGTCAGAAGAAGCAACAACTGAAACGTATTCAACAGATGATACTACTTCTGCAGGGGTAACGACTACTCAAATCACAATTACTGAAGAATCAATGTCATCAACGACTTCTACTGGTACAATTACTTCTCTGGCCTctactacagcagatacaaCAACTGATATCGACACCACCAACACTGTCACTTCTTTTGAGACAACAACCAGTCAGCCAACAACGTCAGTTGAAACAACAACTGAAACGTATTCAACAGATGCTACTTCTTCTGCAGGGGTAACGACTACTCAAATCACAATTACTGAAGAATCAACGTCATCAACGACTTCTACTGGTACAATTACTTCTCTGGCCTTTACTACAGCAGATACAACACCTGATATTGACACCACAAATGCTGTCACTTCTTTTGAGACAACAACTAGTCAGCCAACAATGTCAGAAGACGCAACAACTGAAACGTCTTCAACAGTTGATACTTCTTCTGAAGGAGTAATGACTACTCATATCACAACTACTGATGAATCAACGTCATCAACGACTTCTACTGGTACAATTACTTCTCTGTCCTctactacagcagatacaaCAACTGATCTCTACACTACTAATGCTTTCACCTCTTCCGAGGTAACAACCAGTCAGCACACAACGTCAGAAGAAGCAACAACTGAAACGTCTTCAACAGATGATACTACTTTAGCAGCACCATTGACTACTCAAATCATAACTACTGAAGATTTAACATCATCAACGACTTCTACTG cagatacaaCAACTGATCTCTACACTACTAATGCTTTCACCACTTCCGAGGTAACAACCAGTCAGCCAACAACGTCAGAAGAAGCAACAACTGAAACGTATTCAACAGATGCTACTACTTCTGCTGGGGTAACAACTACTCAAATCACAATTACTGAAGAATCAATGTCATCAACGACTTCTACTGGTACAATTACTTCTCTGGCCTctactacagcagatacaaCAACTGATATCGACACCACCAATGCTGTCACTTCTTTTGAGACAACAACCAGTCAGCCAACAACGTCAGAAGAAGCAACAACTGAAACGTATTCAACAGATGATACTACTTCTGCATTGGTAACGACTAATCATATCACAACTACTGaagaatcaacatcatcaacaacttcTACTGGTACAATTACTTCTCTGGCCTCTACTACAGCAAATACAACAACTGGTATCGACACCACCAATGCTGTCACTTCTTTTGAGACAACAACCAGTCAGCCAACAACGTCAGAAGATTCAACAACTGAAACGTATTCAACAGATGCTACTTCTTCTGCAGGGGTACCGACTACTCAAATCACAATTACTGAAGAATCAACGTCATCAACGACTTCTACTGGTACAATTACTTCTCTGGCCTctactacagcagatacaaCAACTTATCTCTACACTACTAATGCTTTCACCTCTTCCGAGGTAACAACCAGTCAGCCAACAACGTCAGAAGAAGCAACAACTGAAACGTCTTCAACAGATGATACTTCTTCAGCAGCGCCATCGACTACTCAAATCACAACTACTGAATATTTAACATCATCAACGACTAGTACTGGTACAATTACTTCTCCGGCTTCTGCTACAGCAGGTACAACACCTGATATTGACACCACAAATGCTGTCACTTCTTTTGAGACAGCAACTAGTCAGCCAACAACGTCAGAAGAAGCAACAACTGAAACGTCTTCAACATTGATACTTCTTCTAAAGG cagatacaaCAACTGATATTGACACCACAAATGCTGTCACATCTTTTGACACAACAACTAATCAGCCAACAACGTCAGAAGAAGCAACACCTGAAACGTATTCAACAGATGCTACTACTTCTGCAGGGGTAACAACTACTCAAATCACAACTACTGAAGAATCAACGTCATCAACGACTTCTACTGGTACAATTACTTCTCTGGCCTctactacagcagatacaaCAACTGATATCGACACCACCAATGCTGTCACTTCTTTTGAGACAACAACCAGTCAGCCAACAACGTCAGAAGAAGCAACAACTGAAACGTATTCAACAGATGATACTACTTCTGCAGGGGTAACGACTAATCATATCACAACTACTGaagaatcaacatcatcaacaacttctactggtacaattacttctctggcctctactacagcagatacaaCAACTGATATCGACACCACCAATGCTGTCACTTCTTCCGAGGCAACAACCAGTCAGCCAACAACGTCAGAAGAAGCAACAACTGAAACGTATTCAACAGATGCTACTACTTCTGCAGGGGTAACGACTACTCAAATCACAATTACTGAAGAATCAACGTCATCAACGACTTCTACAGGTACAATTACTTCCCTGGCCTCTACTACAGGAGATACAACAGCTTATATCGACACCACCAACGCTGTCACTTCTTTTGAGACAACAATCAGTCAGCATACAACGTCAGAAAAAGCAACAACTGAAATGTATTCAACAGATGCTACTACTTCTGCAGGGGTAACGACTACTCAAATCAAAATTACTGAAGAATCAACGTCATCAACAACTTCTACTGGTACAATTACTTCTCTGGCTGCTAGTACAGCAGATACAACAACTGATCTCCACGCCACTAATGCTGTCACCTCTTCCGAGGCAACAACCAGTCAGCCAACAACGTCAGAAGAAGCAACAACTGAAACGTATTCAACCAATGCTACTACTTCTGCAGGGGTAACGACTACTCAAATCACAACTACTGAAGAATCAATACAATCTGTGATTATTAGTGATGCAAGTACTTCTCTGTACTCAAGTACTATGGAAGTAACATCTGATTCTTTATCAACTGATACTGTCACTACCTCCAAGACAACAGGCAGTCCACCAACAACATTTGGAGACTCAACAACCTACGTGTCTTCAACTGATGATGGTATATCATCAGAGACAATGGCCAGCCATGCTACAACAAGCAGTCTATCCACAAATATAGAAGAATCAACTTATGACGTGTCTCCTACAGATAGCATTACCAATTCGGAAACAACGACAAATCAAGCTACAACAAGAGTCCAATCGACATCATCAGTGACTTCTTTTTATACCCCTACCCGTACTTCTGTCTCCACTACTTCCAGAACAGCAACTGACAACTTCGTGACAACTGAGAATGGAACTACTTTCACTAGATTTTACAGGACGACGTCACATGAACGTTCACCTTCAATGACTACATATATAGACAGAACAGTGTCAGATGTACCCTTGATAGAATCACCCCCTGACCAGGCAACAAATAAGAAAG AATTTCCGAAGATggtattttattacaatataaaagttCTTAGAAACTGGTCGTCAAAACTGGGGGATAAAACGTCACAAGAATTTAAGGAATTCGAGAATGACTTTAATGATTCG TTCGGAAAGTTCTTCGGGAACATTAATGGATTTATTCGCCTTGAAATCAAGGAGCTCAG ACCGGGCACAGTGGACATTCACTTTGAGGCAATATTTAATTCAACATCAGACACAGAAGCGCTATCCGGTCATGACGTATATGAAATGTCTGGTCTCAAAGACGCTGTTGACAACAAAACTGTCGGCAATTTCCAAATACCCTATGATTACTTAGGATGTAGCATTGATGATGACGTCAGCTGTGGAG TCAATTGGTGCAGCCCAGAGACTGTCGAACCATGTAatacatattttacatgtacaaatacaGGAAGTGGTTCAGTGTGTCGATCTGACTGTTACTATGGCTACTGTCAAAATGCGGCTCATTGCAAACATAGTTACGACgataataatgaaaatgaaGTTACAAACGAAATTGAATGCAG GTGTAGAATTGGTACAAACTGGTACTATAGAGGTGAACGCTGTGAGAAATACGTGAATGAGTTATACATATATCTGGCAGTAGGTCTATCTCTGCTGTTTCTCGTGGTCGTAGTGGTGGTCGTTGTGGTGGTTTTAGCCAGGAAATGGAAgaagatgaaaaaaatatccaaaGGAGTAGCAGAAAG TTATGAACTTTATGGTATAGATTCTAGACAGAGAATATCATCTTCACCCAATGAAGAACATTTTCGGAAAAGGCAATCCAATAATTTCCATAGCATTGCCGTCCCTGACCGCTGGAATGAGGTTAATATTGAAGACGAGACTGTACACGTAATGTTGAATCCGCTGAATAAGAACAGCGTCTGTCCCAACGAGACAGCGCACGGTGCCGATTCTTCAGATGGCCACAGTCAACTCGGTGACAATGCGACTGATTGGTATAAGAACGGCCAACGGCAATCTACTGGCAGCGGCAAGGGCCCGACTGACGAGATCTTTCGAAACTGGCTCAGCGAATGGAGCATTATGAATGAAGCAGATGATGACCTGAGGCGTGACCATATCGACCCAACGATACCG